The genomic interval CATTTGGACTTTGATTTTTGATATTTGGATTTATTTCTCTGTGCCTCTGTGGTTATTATTGGTCGGGGCGAGCCGATTTGAACGGCCGGCCACTCCCACCCCAAGGGAGTGCGCTACCGGGCTGCGCCACGCCCCGAAATTAAGACTTCAATAGATTTAGGACACCTTTTAAATCTTCAATGACCTTCTTAATAACCTTACTGTCTTTACCGGACTGGTCCTGAAGTTTTTTTCTGGCCCCTGCAATAGTAAAGCCCTCTTCATAGAGCATCTTTTTGATATTCAATATCGCATCAATATCTTTTTGCTCGTAAACCCTCTGACCGCCTCTGTTCTTACGGGGAGATAAAAAACGAAATTCTGTTTCCCAGTATCTCAGGACGTAAGACTCAAGTCCTGTAATTTTGCTGACTTCACTTATCTTGTAGAATAGCTTCATGATGGTAAAAGTAGATTAGAAACTACAAGGTCAGGCCCTAAGGTCTGTCATAAAATAACCTATACATTTATGCATCTCATCTTCCGGCCATCTTTGTGTGCTCCTCAATCGCAACCCCTCAGCGTAGATTCTACTACGCCTTCGGGTTTGCTCAATCGGTCGCACTCAAACCTGACCGAAATCTGAGCGCCTAAATGCACAAGTTATTTCATGACAGACCCTAAGTGAATTTTATATAAACTTCATGCCGCTTCCTAACTCTGACCTTTATTCCTCATCAACCGCATCAATCTTTTCACCGTTAATATACTGTTTAAATATATGGCTTGGCCTGAATGTTACAACCCTGCGGGGTGTTATACCAATCTCTTCACCGGTCTTTGGATTGCGCCCCTTTCTCTCACGTTTTTTCCTTATAACAAAATTTCCAAAGCCTGCTATCTTCACTGTCTCACCATGTTTAAGGCTATCCTTCAGAGTATCCAGGATAAGCTCAACAATATCGAGCGCCTCTTTTTTTGAAATCCCAATCTTGTCATACAGCTCACCGGCAATATCTGCTTTCTTCACAAACTATTCCTCCGAAAAACCTAAGCAAATTAACCTAAACTTCCGGTTACTAAGACCCCGAAAATATTATTATAAATAGAAACCAGTGTCACCCCTCCCCTTAATCCCCTCCCGCAAGGGGAGGGAAAAAGTTAGAAAGTCAAGGATGCTTCACTGAAATGATCACAGGATTATATTTACCATCTTTAAGAGCACTTTTATTGTATAACCATATTCCTACATAAAAAATAATCATAAACAATATTCCGGACAGGGCAGCATAAGGGTCTGAACCTGTTACAGCCTTGCCCACGAAACTGCCTATAAAGAAACCGATTAGAGGTACCATATACGCAATAAAAGATGCCGTTAAAAAAGTCTTGGACCTCATTGAAACCTCTACCATTTCCCCAACAGAAGCGCCAAGTTCATTCTTTGCTTCAATAACTACATTTGTATCTGACCCTGACGAGGGCTTGCACAAACTCTTTGATGCACAGCTTCCGCATGATGTCCCGCGAACAGCCCTGACCTTCGCCATCCCGTTATGCACCTCAATCACGATGCCTTCTTCTGTCATT from Nitrospirota bacterium carries:
- a CDS encoding SoxR reducing system RseC family protein; amino-acid sequence: MQEGMTEEGIVIEVHNGMAKVRAVRGTSCGSCASKSLCKPSSGSDTNVVIEAKNELGASVGEMVEVSMRSKTFLTASFIAYMVPLIGFFIGSFVGKAVTGSDPYAALSGILFMIIFYVGIWLYNKSALKDGKYNPVIISVKHP
- a CDS encoding integration host factor subunit alpha, with translation MKKADIAGELYDKIGISKKEALDIVELILDTLKDSLKHGETVKIAGFGNFVIRKKRERKGRNPKTGEEIGITPRRVVTFRPSHIFKQYINGEKIDAVDEE
- a CDS encoding MerR family transcriptional regulator, encoding MKLFYKISEVSKITGLESYVLRYWETEFRFLSPRKNRGGQRVYEQKDIDAILNIKKMLYEEGFTIAGARKKLQDQSGKDSKVIKKVIEDLKGVLNLLKS